In the Elioraea tepida genome, one interval contains:
- the pheT gene encoding phenylalanine--tRNA ligase subunit beta, whose amino-acid sequence MKFTLSWLKTHLDTEATLERIVATLSQIGLEVEGVEDRGATLGAFRIAHVVEAKPHPNADRLRVCRVDAGDGRILNVVCGAPNARSGIKGVLALPGAFIPGTGITLKAGRIRGEASEAMLLSAREMGLGDDHEGIIELPDNAPVGESYAAWAGLDDPVIEIAVTPNRGDALAVRGIARDLAAAGLGTLRPWRAGPVPASYQSPIRWETETPACPWVLGRHFRGLRNGPSPEWLRRRLESIGLRPISALVDVTNFFTFDLGRPLHVFDAAKLEGGVLAMRQGRGEAFLGLHGKEVTAGEADTVIADASGALALAGIVGGESTGCSEGTTEAFLEVALFDPVAIAETGRRLGIQTEARYRFERGIDPGLMREATEAATRMILDLCGGEASEVVEAGREPDMQRTATLRFSRLASFGGHDVPPDEAVAILDRLGFRCLARDAERITVAIPSWRNDCLGEPDPQAEYDLIEEVLRIKGLDAIPAVPMPPLTDDSGRPRVVPPVAVTPAMGRAILARRVLAGRGLVEAVTFSFMARDVAALFGGGDAARCLANPIASDLDALRPSIIPNLALAAARNAARGIAEAVLFEIGPVFSGGEPGEQTLAAAGLRSGPSPRHWAQPSRGPDALDAKADALAVLSALGVNLDAVQVTADAPAWFHPGRSGTLRFGPKQVLGTFGELHPRVLAALDLEGPVAAFELNLLAVPQPKRRRRGNPALPAFQPLTRDFAFVVAEDVPAEAVLRAAKGADRTLIESVSLFDVYRGEAIGARRKSLAIAVTIQPRERTLTDAEIEAVAQKVIGAVAAATGAVLRG is encoded by the coding sequence ATGAAGTTCACCCTCTCCTGGCTGAAGACACATCTCGACACCGAGGCGACCCTCGAGCGGATCGTTGCGACACTGTCGCAAATCGGCCTCGAGGTTGAGGGCGTGGAGGACCGTGGCGCCACGCTCGGCGCCTTCCGGATCGCCCATGTCGTCGAGGCCAAGCCCCACCCGAACGCCGACCGGTTGCGAGTTTGCCGCGTCGATGCGGGCGACGGGCGGATCCTCAACGTGGTCTGCGGCGCGCCGAACGCGCGCTCCGGCATAAAGGGGGTGCTCGCTCTGCCGGGCGCCTTCATCCCGGGAACGGGCATCACCCTCAAGGCGGGGCGGATCCGCGGCGAGGCCTCGGAGGCGATGCTGCTGTCGGCCCGCGAAATGGGACTTGGCGATGACCATGAGGGCATCATCGAGCTGCCGGACAACGCGCCGGTGGGGGAGAGCTATGCCGCCTGGGCCGGGCTCGATGATCCGGTGATCGAGATCGCGGTGACGCCGAACCGCGGCGATGCGCTCGCCGTGCGCGGCATCGCGCGCGACCTCGCCGCCGCCGGCCTCGGCACGCTCCGGCCGTGGCGGGCGGGGCCCGTCCCCGCCTCCTACCAGAGCCCGATCCGCTGGGAGACCGAGACGCCCGCCTGCCCCTGGGTGCTCGGGCGGCATTTCCGCGGGCTGCGGAACGGACCGTCTCCGGAATGGCTTCGGCGTCGGCTCGAGAGCATCGGCTTGCGTCCGATCTCGGCGCTGGTCGACGTGACGAACTTCTTCACCTTCGACCTCGGCCGGCCGCTGCACGTATTCGACGCGGCGAAGCTCGAAGGCGGCGTGCTCGCGATGCGCCAGGGGCGCGGCGAGGCGTTCCTGGGCTTGCACGGGAAGGAGGTGACGGCCGGCGAGGCCGACACGGTGATCGCCGACGCCTCCGGCGCGCTCGCGCTTGCCGGCATCGTCGGCGGCGAGAGCACCGGCTGTTCCGAGGGCACGACGGAAGCCTTCCTCGAAGTCGCCCTGTTCGACCCGGTGGCGATCGCGGAGACTGGCCGGCGCCTCGGGATCCAGACCGAGGCCCGCTACCGTTTCGAACGCGGCATCGACCCCGGCCTGATGCGGGAGGCGACCGAGGCCGCCACACGGATGATCCTCGATCTCTGCGGCGGCGAGGCTTCCGAGGTGGTTGAAGCGGGTCGTGAGCCCGACATGCAGCGCACCGCCACCTTGCGTTTCTCCCGCCTCGCCTCCTTCGGCGGCCACGACGTGCCGCCGGACGAGGCGGTGGCGATCCTCGACCGGCTCGGCTTCCGGTGCCTCGCGCGCGACGCGGAACGGATCACCGTCGCGATCCCCTCCTGGCGGAACGACTGCTTGGGGGAGCCCGACCCGCAGGCCGAGTACGACTTGATCGAGGAGGTGCTGCGGATCAAGGGGCTCGACGCCATACCGGCTGTGCCGATGCCGCCGCTCACCGACGACTCGGGCCGGCCGCGGGTCGTTCCCCCCGTTGCCGTCACACCCGCGATGGGACGCGCGATCCTCGCCCGGCGCGTCCTCGCGGGCCGCGGCCTGGTCGAGGCGGTCACCTTCAGCTTCATGGCGCGGGATGTGGCGGCTCTGTTCGGCGGTGGCGACGCGGCGCGGTGTCTCGCCAACCCGATCGCCTCCGACCTCGACGCACTGCGTCCCTCGATCATCCCGAACCTCGCCCTCGCCGCCGCACGCAACGCTGCGCGCGGCATCGCGGAAGCCGTTCTGTTCGAGATCGGCCCGGTGTTCTCGGGCGGCGAGCCGGGCGAGCAGACCCTCGCCGCCGCCGGCCTCCGCTCCGGCCCCTCGCCGCGTCACTGGGCGCAGCCGAGCCGCGGGCCCGATGCGCTCGACGCCAAGGCCGATGCGCTCGCGGTTCTTTCCGCCCTCGGCGTGAACCTCGATGCCGTGCAAGTGACGGCCGACGCCCCCGCCTGGTTCCACCCGGGCCGGTCGGGCACCCTCCGCTTCGGGCCGAAGCAGGTGCTCGGCACCTTCGGCGAGCTCCATCCGCGTGTGCTCGCGGCCCTTGACCTCGAAGGGCCGGTCGCGGCCTTCGAGCTCAACCTGCTGGCCGTTCCGCAGCCGAAACGACGTCGCCGCGGCAACCCTGCACTTCCCGCCTTCCAGCCTCTGACGCGCGACTTCGCCTTCGTCGTCGCCGAGGACGTCCCGGCCGAGGCCGTGCTCCGCGCCGCCAAGGGGGCGGATCGGACCCTGATCGAGAGCGTGTCGCTGTTCGATGTCTATCGCGGGGAGGCGATCGGCGCGAGGCGGAAGTCTCTCGCCATCGCCGTGACGATCCAGCCGCGTGAGCGGACGCTCACGGATGCCGAGATCGAGGCGGTCGCCCAGAAGGTGATCGGCGCGGTCGCGGCGGCCACCGGAGCGGTGCTGCGCGGCTAG
- the pheS gene encoding phenylalanine--tRNA ligase subunit alpha codes for MTPDRPVDDLAPLEADALARIDAAPDLAALDAVRVALLGRNGSLTALMKGLGTLPAEERKARGAALNAVKERLSEALEARRAALAEAALDAKLAAERLDVTLPPRPSLQGLIHPISRTIEEIVAIFGAMGFTVAEGPDIEDDWRNFGALNIPEHHPARQDHDTFYLPGRTAAGRAKVLRTHTSPVQIRTMTAQPPPIRIIAPGRTYRADHDATHSPMFHQVEALAIDRSLTLGHLKGCIVDFLRAFFGIAHLPVRFRASYFPFTEPSMEVDIGWNRRTGELGAGGDWLEILGSGMVHPKVLLNCGLDHRVWQGFALGMGIERVAMLKHGLTDLRPFFESDLRWLRATGFRPEDVASTATGIA; via the coding sequence ATGACCCCCGACCGCCCAGTTGACGACCTCGCCCCCCTCGAAGCGGACGCGCTCGCGCGCATCGACGCCGCCCCAGACCTCGCCGCGCTCGACGCCGTGCGCGTCGCGTTGCTCGGCCGGAACGGCTCGCTCACCGCCTTGATGAAAGGCCTCGGCACCCTCCCCGCCGAGGAGCGCAAGGCGCGCGGCGCCGCCCTGAACGCAGTGAAGGAGCGGCTTTCCGAGGCGCTCGAGGCGCGTCGGGCGGCGCTCGCCGAGGCCGCGCTCGATGCCAAGCTCGCCGCCGAGCGTCTCGACGTCACCCTCCCGCCGCGCCCCTCGCTGCAGGGCCTGATCCACCCGATCAGCCGCACGATCGAGGAGATCGTCGCGATCTTCGGCGCGATGGGGTTCACTGTGGCCGAGGGGCCGGACATCGAGGATGACTGGCGCAACTTCGGCGCTCTGAACATCCCCGAACACCACCCGGCGCGGCAGGACCATGACACGTTCTATCTTCCCGGCCGGACGGCCGCAGGCCGCGCCAAGGTTCTCAGAACCCACACGTCGCCCGTGCAGATCCGCACGATGACGGCACAGCCTCCGCCGATCCGGATCATCGCGCCCGGCCGAACCTACCGCGCCGACCATGACGCCACGCACAGCCCGATGTTCCACCAGGTGGAGGCGCTCGCGATCGACCGGTCGCTCACGCTTGGGCATCTGAAGGGCTGCATCGTCGATTTCCTGCGCGCCTTCTTCGGCATCGCGCATCTGCCGGTGCGGTTCCGCGCCTCCTACTTCCCCTTCACCGAACCCTCGATGGAGGTCGACATCGGCTGGAACCGGCGCACCGGCGAGCTCGGCGCGGGCGGGGACTGGCTCGAGATCCTCGGCTCGGGAATGGTGCATCCGAAGGTGCTGCTCAACTGCGGCCTCGACCACCGCGTCTGGCAGGGCTTCGCCCTCGGTATGGGCATCGAGCGCGTGGCGATGCTCAAGCATGGGCTGACCGACCTTCGCCCCTTCTTCGAAAGCGATCTCCGCTGGCTGCGCGCGACCGGCTTCCGGCCGGAGGATGTCGCCTCCACCGCGACGGGGATTGCCTGA
- the rplT gene encoding 50S ribosomal protein L20, with protein MARVKRGVTARAKHRKVLEAAKGFRGRAGNTIRMAKQKVEKSLQYAYRDRKVRKREFRALWIQRINAAVRAEGLTYAQFIHGLKAAGLELDRKVLADLAYHDAAAFAAVVEKAKAARAAA; from the coding sequence ATGGCACGCGTGAAGCGGGGCGTGACGGCCCGCGCCAAGCACCGGAAGGTTCTCGAGGCGGCGAAGGGGTTCCGCGGCCGCGCCGGCAATACGATCCGGATGGCGAAGCAGAAGGTCGAGAAGAGCCTTCAGTACGCCTATCGCGACCGGAAGGTGAGGAAGCGCGAGTTCCGCGCGCTCTGGATCCAGCGCATCAACGCCGCGGTTCGGGCGGAAGGCCTTACCTACGCCCAGTTCATTCACGGCCTCAAGGCAGCTGGGCTCGAGCTCGACCGCAAGGTGCTGGCCGATCTCGCCTATCACGACGCCGCCGCTTTCGCCGCTGTGGTCGAGAAGGCCAAGGCTGCCCGCGCAGCTGCCTGA
- the rpmI gene encoding 50S ribosomal protein L35, protein MPKRKTKSSVKKRFAITATGKVLAGPGNKRHNLRRRTQRMKRTNRGNQVLKPMDARTVKQWAPYGL, encoded by the coding sequence ATGCCCAAACGGAAGACCAAGAGCAGCGTCAAGAAGCGGTTCGCGATCACCGCCACGGGCAAGGTGCTCGCCGGCCCCGGCAACAAGCGCCACAACCTCCGCCGCCGCACCCAGAGGATGAAACGCACCAACCGCGGCAACCAGGTGCTGAAGCCGATGGACGCGCGCACTGTGAAGCAGTGGGCGCCCTACGGGCTCTGA
- the dapF gene encoding diaminopimelate epimerase translates to MVAFRKMHGLGNDFVVLDARPRPLPLPAETVRALADRRRGVGCDQVIVIEPPRSPGTDAWMTIRNPDGSEAEACGNATRCVAALLMDEAGKDRVALGTLGGTLRAERRPGGLVAVDMGTPRLAWHEIPLAREMDTLHLPLARDGVSDPAACSMGNPHATFFVPDVAALDIATLGLSLEHDPLFPARANIGFAQVVAPDRIRLRMWERGAGITLACGSGACAAVVNAHRRGLAGRSAAVVLDGGELNIAWGEDGRVTMTGPVAEVFTGVIDLPAIAEARAA, encoded by the coding sequence ATGGTGGCCTTCCGGAAGATGCACGGGCTCGGCAACGACTTCGTCGTGCTCGATGCGCGCCCCCGCCCGCTTCCCCTGCCGGCCGAGACCGTCCGCGCGCTTGCCGACCGTCGGCGGGGCGTCGGCTGCGATCAGGTGATTGTCATCGAGCCGCCGCGCAGCCCCGGCACCGACGCCTGGATGACCATCCGCAACCCCGACGGGTCGGAGGCCGAGGCCTGCGGCAATGCCACGCGCTGTGTCGCAGCGCTGCTGATGGACGAGGCGGGGAAGGACCGCGTCGCTCTCGGCACCCTCGGCGGAACCCTCAGAGCGGAGCGTCGGCCGGGCGGCCTCGTCGCGGTGGATATGGGCACGCCTCGGCTTGCCTGGCACGAGATCCCGCTCGCGCGCGAGATGGACACGCTGCATCTGCCGCTTGCCCGCGACGGCGTGTCTGACCCTGCCGCGTGCTCGATGGGCAACCCGCACGCGACCTTCTTCGTCCCGGACGTCGCCGCGCTCGACATTGCCACGCTCGGCCTCTCGCTCGAGCACGACCCGCTCTTCCCGGCCCGCGCCAATATCGGTTTCGCCCAGGTGGTCGCGCCTGACCGGATCCGCCTGCGCATGTGGGAGCGGGGGGCCGGGATCACGCTCGCCTGCGGCTCCGGCGCCTGCGCGGCCGTGGTGAACGCGCACCGGCGCGGGCTTGCGGGCCGCTCGGCAGCCGTCGTTCTCGACGGCGGCGAGCTCAACATCGCCTGGGGAGAGGACGGGCGGGTGACGATGACCGGCCCGGTGGCAGAGGTGTTCACGGGGGTGATCGACCTTCCCGCGATCGCCGAGGCGCGCGCGGCATGA
- the mtaB gene encoding tRNA (N(6)-L-threonylcarbamoyladenosine(37)-C(2))-methylthiotransferase MtaB encodes MSLRVLSFGCRLNTWEGEVIRSHARAAGLEETIIINTCAVTAEAERQARQAVRKARRENPHARIIVTGCAAQIRPEAWASMPEVDRVVGNLEKLEPATWAGPEPGRVAVSDIMSAREAAAHLVTEFGGRARAFVQVQQGCDHRCTFCIIPYGRGQSRSVPIGAVVEQARALVEAGYRELVLTGVDITAYGPDLPGSPTLGQLVRRLLALVPGIARLRLSSLDPVEIDADLWRLIAEEPRLMPHLHLSVQSGDDLILKRMKRRHLRADVLAVTRRARALRPGIAFGADLIAGFPTETEAMAANTLSLVEEAGLDFLHVFPFSPRPGTPAARMPQLPPGLIAERAARLREAGRAATARFLASQVGAEASLLVERDGAGHTEHFAPARLARGTAPPGEIVSVRITGADETGLIAERALAEAA; translated from the coding sequence ATGAGCCTGCGCGTTCTCTCCTTCGGCTGCCGGCTGAATACCTGGGAGGGGGAGGTGATCCGCTCCCATGCCCGCGCCGCCGGGCTCGAGGAGACGATCATCATCAACACCTGCGCGGTCACAGCCGAGGCAGAGCGCCAGGCGCGCCAGGCGGTGCGCAAGGCGCGGCGCGAGAACCCCCACGCCCGGATCATCGTCACCGGCTGCGCGGCGCAGATCAGGCCAGAGGCCTGGGCCTCGATGCCGGAGGTCGATCGCGTCGTCGGCAATCTCGAGAAGCTTGAGCCCGCCACATGGGCGGGGCCGGAGCCTGGCCGCGTCGCGGTGTCGGACATCATGTCGGCGCGCGAGGCGGCGGCCCATCTCGTCACCGAGTTCGGCGGCAGGGCGAGGGCCTTCGTCCAGGTGCAGCAGGGCTGCGACCATCGCTGCACCTTCTGCATCATTCCCTACGGCCGGGGCCAGAGCCGGTCCGTGCCGATCGGGGCTGTGGTGGAACAGGCGCGGGCGCTTGTCGAGGCGGGCTATCGCGAGCTCGTGCTCACCGGGGTGGACATCACCGCCTACGGCCCTGACCTTCCAGGTTCACCGACGCTCGGGCAGCTTGTGCGCCGTCTGCTCGCGCTGGTCCCTGGGATTGCCCGGCTTCGCCTCTCCTCGCTCGACCCGGTGGAGATCGATGCCGATCTCTGGCGCCTGATCGCCGAGGAGCCGCGGCTGATGCCGCATCTGCACCTCTCCGTGCAGTCGGGCGACGATCTGATCCTCAAGCGCATGAAGCGGCGGCATCTGCGCGCCGATGTCCTTGCCGTCACGCGGCGCGCCCGCGCGCTTCGGCCAGGCATCGCTTTCGGCGCCGACCTAATCGCTGGCTTCCCGACCGAGACGGAGGCGATGGCCGCGAACACCCTCTCCCTTGTCGAGGAGGCAGGGCTCGACTTTCTGCACGTATTCCCCTTCAGCCCGCGGCCGGGCACGCCTGCCGCGCGCATGCCCCAGCTCCCGCCGGGGCTGATCGCCGAACGCGCCGCCCGGCTTCGCGAGGCGGGGCGCGCGGCGACGGCGCGCTTCCTCGCCTCGCAAGTGGGCGCGGAGGCCTCGCTGCTCGTTGAGCGCGACGGGGCGGGGCACACGGAGCACTTCGCCCCGGCCCGCCTCGCGCGTGGCACCGCACCGCCTGGCGAGATCGTCTCGGTGCGCATCACCGGGGCGGACGAGACGGGGCTGATCGCCGAGCGCGCTCTCGCCGAGGCGGCGTGA
- the ftsY gene encoding signal recognition particle-docking protein FtsY has protein sequence MALRDLFRRRSESEAAAEAAPEQPAQETERQGFLARLRQGLARSTARLTEGLGALFTKRKLDDAALEELEELLISADLGVAAARRIIDSFRRTRFGREVTQDEIRAALAEEIAAILAPVAVPLIPEPEHAPHVVLVVGVNGTGKTTTIAKLAALWKGEGLSPLLVAGDTFRAAAVEQLRVWGERIGCPVVSGADGADPAGLAFDALKRAREQSADVLLIDTAGRLHNKADLMAELAKVVRVLRKLDPSAPHSVLLVLDATTGQNALQQVRVFREMCEVTGLVVTKLDGSAKGGVVVALAQEFGLPVHAVGVGERAEDLRPFEAKAFARSLVGLEDAQVG, from the coding sequence ATGGCTTTGCGCGACCTATTCCGCCGCCGGTCGGAGAGTGAGGCAGCGGCCGAGGCGGCGCCGGAACAACCCGCCCAGGAAACCGAACGGCAGGGGTTCCTCGCCCGCCTGCGCCAGGGGCTTGCGCGCTCGACCGCGCGCCTCACCGAGGGCCTTGGCGCCCTTTTCACGAAACGGAAGCTCGACGACGCGGCGCTCGAGGAGCTCGAGGAGCTTCTCATCAGCGCTGACCTTGGCGTCGCCGCCGCGCGGCGGATCATCGACTCCTTCCGCAGGACGCGCTTCGGCCGCGAGGTGACGCAAGACGAGATCCGCGCAGCACTTGCCGAGGAAATCGCCGCGATCCTCGCCCCCGTCGCGGTGCCGCTCATCCCTGAGCCTGAGCATGCGCCGCATGTCGTGCTCGTGGTCGGGGTCAACGGCACCGGCAAGACGACGACCATCGCCAAGCTCGCCGCTCTCTGGAAGGGAGAGGGGCTCTCGCCGCTGCTGGTGGCGGGGGACACGTTCCGTGCCGCAGCGGTCGAGCAGCTTCGCGTCTGGGGTGAACGGATCGGCTGCCCGGTCGTCTCCGGAGCCGACGGCGCCGACCCGGCAGGCCTTGCGTTCGACGCGCTGAAGCGGGCGCGGGAGCAGAGCGCCGACGTGCTGCTGATCGACACCGCCGGGCGGCTGCACAACAAGGCCGATCTGATGGCCGAGCTCGCCAAGGTCGTGCGGGTGCTCCGCAAGCTCGACCCGTCAGCGCCGCACAGCGTTCTGCTCGTTCTCGATGCCACGACCGGGCAGAACGCGCTTCAGCAGGTGCGGGTGTTCCGCGAGATGTGCGAGGTCACCGGCCTTGTGGTGACGAAGCTCGACGGTTCGGCCAAAGGCGGGGTGGTGGTGGCGCTCGCGCAGGAGTTCGGGTTGCCCGTGCATGCCGTGGGGGTCGGCGAACGGGCGGAGGACCTGCGTCCCTTCGAGGCGAAGGCCTTTGCGCGCTCGCTCGTCGGGCTCGAGGACGCACAGGTTGGCTGA
- a CDS encoding creatininase family protein: MEPVEWAHLTAPELKEKAEAGALVVLPMASLEQHGPHLPTIVDTRLATEVSVRAARILARSEPVVVLPCQWMGLSEHHFPFGGTISLDYATFHNVLRSICRSLRADGFRRLFIVNGHGGNTDPLAVSTRELAHEFGMAVVGGTYWLIAAEEIGALLATQRNVQHACEAETSMMLAVEPSLVRRGQIEAAARGVIAPNEVAGTGQGDRPGIQRFRSFAERAPGTGVRGDPRAATAEKGEALVEAIARKLAEVMANPALWTVPDAVWDSERAFGSTG, encoded by the coding sequence ATGGAACCGGTCGAATGGGCGCATCTGACGGCGCCGGAGCTCAAGGAGAAGGCGGAAGCGGGGGCGCTCGTTGTGCTGCCGATGGCGAGCCTCGAACAGCACGGGCCCCACCTGCCGACGATCGTCGACACGCGGCTCGCGACCGAGGTCTCGGTCCGGGCGGCGCGGATCCTTGCGCGGTCGGAACCCGTGGTGGTCCTGCCGTGCCAATGGATGGGGCTGTCCGAGCACCACTTCCCGTTCGGCGGCACGATCAGCCTCGACTACGCGACGTTCCACAACGTTCTGCGCTCGATCTGCCGAAGCCTGCGCGCGGACGGGTTCCGCCGCCTTTTCATCGTCAACGGCCATGGCGGCAACACCGACCCGCTCGCCGTGTCGACGCGCGAGCTCGCGCACGAGTTCGGCATGGCGGTGGTGGGGGGCACCTATTGGCTGATCGCTGCCGAGGAGATCGGCGCCCTGCTCGCCACACAGAGGAACGTGCAGCATGCCTGCGAGGCCGAGACCTCGATGATGCTGGCGGTCGAGCCCTCCCTCGTGCGTCGCGGCCAGATCGAGGCGGCCGCACGCGGGGTGATTGCGCCGAACGAGGTGGCGGGAACGGGGCAGGGGGACAGGCCGGGGATCCAGCGTTTCCGAAGCTTCGCCGAGCGTGCCCCGGGGACGGGTGTCAGGGGTGATCCGCGCGCGGCCACGGCGGAGAAAGGGGAGGCGCTGGTCGAGGCGATCGCGCGCAAGCTTGCCGAGGTGATGGCGAACCCCGCACTCTGGACCGTACCCGACGCTGTCTGGGACAGCGAGCGCGCCTTCGGCTCGACCGGTTGA
- a CDS encoding phosphoglycerate kinase: protein MAVRTLGELAASGKRVLLRADLNVPIKDGQVTDLTRLERLTPTIRELSNAGAKVIVLSHFDRPKGRRVPEMSLRPVAEALAAVLGRKVGFAADCIGPEAEAAVAAMSPGDVLVLENTRFHPGEEKNDEGFARALAALGDAYVNDAFSAAHRAHASTEAITRLLPAYAGRLMQAELEALGAVLGAPKRPVAAIVGGAKVSTKLDLLGNLVGKVDLLAIGGAMANTFLAARGHAVGKSLEEPDLHDTARGILARAEEQGCTILLPEDVVVARELRAGVETQIVPVTSIPAEAMALDLGPLSTAALLARLGEARSLVWNGPLGAFETPPFDAATVRVAKGAAGLTRAGTLLSVAGGGDTVAALRHAGVLEDFSYVSTAGGAFLEWLEGKTLPGVAALER, encoded by the coding sequence ATGGCCGTCCGAACGCTCGGCGAGCTTGCTGCGTCGGGGAAGCGCGTGCTTCTCCGCGCCGATCTGAACGTTCCGATCAAGGACGGGCAGGTCACGGATCTGACCCGCCTCGAGCGCCTGACGCCGACGATACGCGAGCTCTCTAACGCCGGAGCGAAGGTGATCGTGCTCAGCCATTTCGACCGGCCGAAGGGGCGGCGCGTGCCGGAGATGTCGCTTCGCCCGGTCGCCGAGGCGCTCGCCGCGGTACTCGGACGAAAGGTGGGGTTTGCCGCCGACTGCATCGGGCCGGAGGCGGAGGCGGCGGTGGCTGCGATGTCGCCAGGCGATGTCCTCGTGCTCGAGAACACCCGCTTCCACCCGGGCGAGGAGAAGAACGACGAGGGCTTCGCCCGCGCGCTCGCAGCGCTCGGCGATGCCTATGTCAACGACGCGTTCTCGGCCGCGCACCGCGCGCATGCCTCGACCGAGGCGATTACGCGGCTTCTCCCGGCCTATGCCGGGCGTCTGATGCAAGCCGAGCTTGAGGCGCTCGGCGCCGTGCTCGGGGCGCCGAAACGGCCCGTGGCGGCGATCGTCGGCGGCGCGAAGGTCTCGACCAAGCTCGACCTCTTGGGCAACTTGGTCGGAAAGGTCGATCTGCTCGCGATCGGCGGGGCGATGGCGAACACCTTTCTCGCCGCGCGCGGCCACGCCGTGGGCAAGAGCCTCGAGGAGCCTGATCTCCACGACACCGCACGCGGCATCCTCGCGCGCGCGGAAGAGCAGGGCTGCACCATCCTTCTGCCCGAGGACGTGGTCGTGGCGCGCGAGCTCCGCGCAGGTGTCGAGACGCAGATCGTTCCGGTGACGTCGATCCCCGCCGAGGCGATGGCGCTCGATCTCGGCCCGCTCTCCACTGCGGCTCTGCTCGCACGGCTTGGTGAGGCGCGCAGCCTTGTCTGGAACGGCCCGCTCGGCGCCTTCGAGACGCCGCCCTTCGACGCGGCGACCGTGCGCGTCGCGAAAGGCGCGGCGGGGCTGACCCGCGCCGGCACGCTTCTGTCTGTCGCCGGCGGCGGCGACACGGTCGCGGCTTTGCGCCACGCCGGGGTGCTCGAGGACTTCTCCTATGTCTCGACGGCAGGCGGGGCCTTCCTCGAATGGCTCGAGGGAAAGACGCTGCCCGGAGTGGCCGCCCTCGAGCGATAG
- the gap gene encoding type I glyceraldehyde-3-phosphate dehydrogenase — protein sequence MPVKVAINGFGRIGRLVLRAIVESGRTDVEPVLINDLGSVEANAHLFRYDSVHGRFPGEVTTSADSMTIAYAGRTWGPIRVTAERDPGKLPLAGVDVAMECTGIFTSKEKAQPLLAAGARKVLISAPADGADATIVWGVNQHVLTPAMTVVSNASCTTNCLAPMVKVLHEAFGVERGYMVTIHAYTGDQTTVDTLHKDLRRARAAAVSMIPTSTGAARAVGLVLPELKGKLDGTAIRVPTPNVSLVSLDATLKRAVTAEEVNAAMAAAADGPLKGVLAINTAPLVSIDFNHSPASCTFDASQTAVIEGTFVRVMGWYDNEWGFSNRMSDTAALLGSL from the coding sequence ATGCCCGTGAAGGTTGCCATCAACGGCTTCGGCCGAATCGGCCGGCTCGTTCTGCGCGCGATCGTCGAGAGCGGACGGACCGATGTCGAGCCGGTGCTGATCAACGACCTCGGCTCGGTCGAGGCGAACGCCCACCTCTTCCGCTATGACAGCGTGCACGGGCGCTTCCCTGGCGAGGTGACCACCTCGGCCGATAGCATGACCATCGCTTACGCGGGCCGAACCTGGGGCCCGATCCGCGTCACGGCGGAGCGTGACCCGGGCAAGCTGCCGCTCGCTGGCGTCGATGTCGCGATGGAGTGCACCGGAATCTTCACCTCCAAGGAGAAGGCGCAGCCGCTCTTGGCCGCCGGCGCCCGCAAGGTTCTCATCTCTGCCCCCGCCGACGGGGCGGATGCGACCATCGTCTGGGGCGTGAACCAGCACGTGCTGACGCCGGCGATGACGGTCGTCTCCAACGCCTCCTGCACAACGAACTGCCTCGCGCCGATGGTGAAGGTCCTGCACGAAGCGTTCGGCGTCGAGCGCGGCTACATGGTGACGATCCACGCCTACACGGGCGACCAGACCACGGTCGACACGCTGCACAAGGACCTCCGCCGCGCCCGCGCCGCGGCGGTGAGCATGATCCCGACCTCGACCGGCGCGGCGCGCGCCGTCGGCCTCGTTCTACCAGAGCTCAAGGGCAAGCTCGACGGCACCGCGATCCGGGTGCCGACGCCGAACGTCTCGCTCGTCTCGCTCGACGCCACCCTCAAACGCGCGGTGACGGCGGAGGAGGTGAACGCGGCGATGGCCGCCGCAGCCGACGGGCCGCTCAAGGGAGTGCTTGCGATCAACACTGCCCCGCTCGTTTCAATCGACTTCAACCACAGCCCTGCCTCCTGCACCTTCGACGCCTCGCAGACGGCGGTGATCGAGGGCACGTTCGTGCGCGTCATGGGCTGGTACGACAACGAGTGGGGCTTCTCGAACCGGATGAGCGACACCGCCGCCCTGCTCGGCTCGCTCTGA